A single Crocinitomicaceae bacterium DNA region contains:
- a CDS encoding polyprenyl synthetase family protein, giving the protein MDAAPLRRGKATVHTKWNTHVGILSGAGMRIEACKDSEHLLTCSFTCADRSI; this is encoded by the coding sequence ATGGATGCCGCGCCATTACGCAGAGGTAAAGCAACAGTGCACACAAAATGGAATACCCATGTTGGAATTCTCAGCGGAGCTGGAATGCGGATTGAGGCGTGCAAAGACTCAGAACACCTACTCACCTGTAGTTTCACATGCGCTGATAGAAGTATTTAA